The Hornefia porci genome contains the following window.
CTATCAGTGGGGAAGCAGCTACCTGGCGGTCATCTGCGGTACCGGCGTGGCTGTGCCGCTGGACAAGGAGCTCAGCGAGAAGGAGATCGCCCAGCTTATTGAAGCTGCGGAGGTTTCCTGCGTGATCTTTGAGGACGGGTACAAAGACATGTTCACCCGGATCCGCCGGAATTCTGAGAACCGTCTGCAGACCCTGATTTCATTCGGCGACGCGGATCCGGATCGGGAGGTGCTCTCCTGGAAAGAACTGATCCGGGAAGGGCAGAAGGAGGTCAGTCAGGGCGACCGGCAGTTCCTGGATGCGGAGATTACAGCCGACGACATGGCGGTCATCCTCTACACCTCCGGAACCACCGGCGTCGCCAAGGGCGTCATGCTGTCCCACGCAAATATTTGTGACAACCTGATGAGCGCGCCGACGCTCCTGAACGTGGAGCCGACCGACATCTTCTTCTCGGTCCTGCCGATTCATCATACCTATGAGTGCACCTGCGGCTTCCTGATGCCCCTCTACAAAGGAGCGTCCGTCGCTTACTGTCAGGGTCTGCGGTATATCGAGAAGAACCTGAAGGAGGTGCGGCCCACGATGTTCCTGGGCGTTCCGGTGCTGATCGAGGGGCTGTACAAAAAAATCTGGAAGGAGATCCGCAGGCAGGGCAAGGATAAAATGTTCAGCAATCTGCTGGCGGTGAACCGGCTGACGTCCAAAGCCCGGCTCAATCTGGTGAAGCCCTTCGCGGGAGATATCCTGAAGGTCTTCGGAGGCAATCTGCGGATGATTATCTCCGGAGGCGCGGCTATCGACCCGGCGGTGCTGGAATTTTTCAACACTATCGGAATTCAGGCGGTGCAGGGCTACGGACTGACGGAATGCTCGCCGATGGCGGCGCTGAATCCGGACGACCCCGCCAGAATGAAAAACGAGTCTGTCGGCCACTTGCTGCCGGGAATGGACGTGAAGGTCATCGGACGGGACGAGGACGGAATCGGCGAAATCGTGCTGAAGGGCGCGAACGTCATGCTGGGGTATTACAACGATCCGGAAGCGACGGCTGAGGTTCTGAAGGACGGCTGGTTCAGCACCGGCGATCTCGGTTATGTGGACAAAGACCGGTTCCTCTATCTGACGGGACGGAAGAAGAACGTGATTATCACCAAGAACGGCAAGAATGTCTATCCGGAGGAACTGGAGAATTATCTGAACCACAGTCCTTACATTGCGGAAACCATGGTCTGGGGCTGTGAAAGCGAGATCGATCCCGATGAAACGACTATCGCGGCGACAGTGACGCTGGAGAAGGACGAGGTGGAGGCCGCGCTGGGGGCGGATTATACACCGCAGCAGGCGCAGGATCTGATCTGGGAAGAAGTGGACCGCATCAACGGGGATCTGCCTTTGTTCAAGAAGATTAAAAAGGTGGTCGTGCGGGAGGACGATTTCCAGAAGAACACGGCGCAGAAAATCAAACGCTTCGTGGACGAGAACAAGGAAGGCTGACGGGCCGCGTGTGCAGAGAGGCGGATGAGCTGCCGGCGTCTGCACGCAGGCCGTGCATAGAGAGCTGACAGGCCGCATTCATTGACAATAAGCGGCTTGTAGGGTATAATTTGGCGCAAGCGGATAGCGCAAAGGAGGAAATATTAATGTCAGATGAAGTACTGTTGACCCAGGAGGGTTATGACAAGCTGGAGGCTGAGCGGGACGAACTTGTGTCGGTAAAGCGCAAGGAAGTTTCGGAAAGGCTGAAAGAAGCCATTTCTTATGGAGACCTGTCGGAGAACGCCGAGTACGATGCGGCGAAGAACGAGCAGGCCGAGCTTGAGGAGCGAATCCATAAGCTGGAGACGATGATGCGGAACGCCAAGATCATCAATGAGAATGATGTGAAGGGCGATAAGGTCAACGTCGGCCTGAAGGTCAGCGTGAAGGATGAGGATACCGGAGAAACGATGGAATTCGTGATCGTCGGTTCAACGGAGGCTGATCCGTTCGCAGAGCCGGCGAAAATCTCCAACGACTCCGCGGTGGGAGCCGGACTTCTGGGCAAGAAGAAGGGCGAAACTGCAGAGATTCCGGTTCCGGACGGCATTCTTCATTATACAGTAGAGGAAATTTCAAAGCTGTAAGAGTGAAGTGAGGCTGCGGCCGGGTTTACAGACATCGTCCTTCATAATACAGCGGGAGGGCTCTTCAGGGCTGTAACGGCGAGGCTGCGGCCGGGGCTGATTCTACAGATGGCATATTGA
Protein-coding sequences here:
- the greA gene encoding transcription elongation factor GreA is translated as MSDEVLLTQEGYDKLEAERDELVSVKRKEVSERLKEAISYGDLSENAEYDAAKNEQAELEERIHKLETMMRNAKIINENDVKGDKVNVGLKVSVKDEDTGETMEFVIVGSTEADPFAEPAKISNDSAVGAGLLGKKKGETAEIPVPDGILHYTVEEISKL